One segment of Streptomyces bathyalis DNA contains the following:
- a CDS encoding SRPBCC family protein yields the protein MAGQFEVTTEIDRPIEEVFAFLADGENDPKFSPRVLEMAKVTEGPTGVGTVYRSTVKDAGVRTRREFRITEFEVPTRIRWTETSENLVTAEEGGYDLERSGDSTTRVRLFNSLTGHGVGKMIAGVALNAARKDADDFGRRIKQAAESA from the coding sequence ATGGCCGGACAGTTCGAGGTGACCACGGAGATCGATCGCCCCATCGAGGAGGTCTTCGCCTTCCTCGCCGACGGTGAGAACGACCCCAAGTTCAGCCCCAGGGTGCTTGAGATGGCCAAGGTGACCGAGGGGCCGACCGGAGTCGGCACGGTCTACAGGAGCACGGTCAAGGACGCCGGGGTGCGCACCCGCCGGGAGTTCCGCATCACGGAGTTCGAGGTGCCCACCAGGATCCGCTGGACGGAGACCTCGGAGAATCTCGTGACCGCGGAGGAGGGCGGCTACGACCTGGAGCGGTCCGGCGACTCCACCACGCGTGTGCGGCTCTTCAACTCGCTGACCGGTCACGGCGTCGGGAAGATGATCGCGGGCGTCGCCCTGAACGCCGCGCGCAAGGATGCGGACGACTTCGGCCGGCGCATCAAGCAGGCCGCCGAATCGGCCTGA
- a CDS encoding LacI family DNA-binding transcriptional regulator — protein MGGRAVGAKDSRGRRATLQTVADEVGVSRTTVSNAYGRPDQLNKDLRERIFDAARRLGYSGPDATARSLRRGRAGAIGLLFTETLSYAFADPYSVGFLRGVAEVAEASGTGLLLIPMPPRAYGPAGDKDAPVPPGNDDPETAVRNAVVDGFCLYCVPVGHPAKALIRARGLPMVTTDERDDPSIPYVGIDERASARLAAEHIVRLGHRRVAVMVDQVVAPGTSGPATVEEQLASDCGDLQGRLGGYRDALEEVGVDWRSVRVVAAGRNSRSAAASAAAHFLDVADRPTAVLAIGDVLALGVLDACEQRGLVVGRDISVAGFDDVPEAERARLTTVRQPMGEKGRIAGRLLLEPPEEQKVPRIKLPTELVVRATTGPAPH, from the coding sequence ATGGGTGGGCGAGCGGTGGGGGCCAAGGACTCGCGCGGTAGGCGGGCGACGCTGCAGACCGTCGCGGACGAGGTCGGGGTGTCGCGTACGACCGTCTCCAACGCATACGGCCGCCCCGACCAGCTCAACAAGGACCTGCGCGAGCGGATCTTCGACGCCGCGCGGCGCCTGGGCTACTCCGGGCCCGACGCGACGGCGCGTTCACTGCGGCGGGGGAGGGCAGGAGCGATCGGCCTGCTCTTCACCGAGACCCTCTCGTACGCCTTCGCCGACCCGTACTCCGTGGGCTTTCTGCGCGGAGTCGCCGAGGTCGCCGAAGCCTCCGGCACCGGCCTGCTCCTCATCCCCATGCCGCCCCGTGCCTACGGCCCGGCGGGCGACAAGGATGCTCCGGTGCCGCCCGGCAACGACGATCCGGAAACGGCCGTACGTAACGCGGTGGTCGACGGTTTCTGCCTCTACTGCGTCCCCGTGGGCCATCCCGCCAAGGCGCTGATCCGGGCACGGGGCCTGCCGATGGTGACCACCGACGAGAGGGACGATCCCTCGATCCCGTACGTCGGCATCGACGAACGGGCCTCGGCGCGGCTCGCCGCGGAGCACATCGTCCGGCTCGGTCACCGGCGGGTCGCGGTGATGGTCGATCAGGTCGTCGCGCCGGGCACCTCGGGCCCCGCGACCGTGGAGGAGCAACTCGCCTCCGACTGCGGGGACTTGCAGGGCCGCCTCGGGGGCTACCGGGACGCGCTGGAGGAGGTGGGAGTCGACTGGCGGAGTGTCCGCGTCGTCGCCGCGGGCCGCAACTCCCGCTCCGCGGCGGCCTCCGCGGCCGCTCACTTCCTCGATGTCGCCGACCGGCCCACCGCCGTGCTTGCGATCGGTGACGTGCTCGCGCTCGGGGTGCTCGACGCCTGCGAGCAGCGGGGCCTCGTCGTGGGCCGGGACATCTCCGTCGCCGGGTTCGACGACGTCCCCGAGGCGGAGCGGGCCCGCCTGACCACCGTGCGCCAGCCCATGGGGGAGAAGGGACGCATCGCCGGCCGCCTGCTCCTCGAACCGCCGGAGGAGCAGAAGGTGCCCCGCATCAAGCTCCCCACCGAACTGGTCGTACGGGCCACCACCGGTCCCGCACCCCACTGA
- a CDS encoding SDR family NAD(P)-dependent oxidoreductase, translating to MRYADLFRLDGRRVAVVGGASGIGRESVRALAAQGAEVLVADKDVRGAEETARLAATEPPAPGSRTGPVSVHFLDVLDDDAVREAVAGWGVLDGLVVTVGANVRKRIADYTLADFERVVALNLRAYLSLVQSVAPAMAERGRGSVVGLTSMRAFQVEAGQSVYAASKAGLVQFLRTAAAEWGPRGVRFNAVAPGVVRTPLTDQIAADPQWYDAYAQASALGRWAGAEEIAGAVTYLVSDASTFVTGSVLSVDGGWTAVDGRYEPSV from the coding sequence GTGCGGTATGCGGACCTGTTCCGTCTCGACGGCAGGCGGGTGGCGGTGGTCGGCGGCGCCAGCGGCATCGGCAGGGAGTCGGTGCGGGCGCTGGCAGCGCAGGGCGCCGAGGTGCTCGTGGCCGACAAGGACGTGCGGGGCGCGGAGGAGACGGCGCGGCTGGCCGCCACTGAGCCGCCCGCGCCCGGATCCCGCACGGGCCCCGTCAGCGTGCATTTCCTCGATGTGCTGGACGACGACGCCGTGCGGGAAGCCGTGGCCGGGTGGGGCGTGCTGGACGGACTCGTCGTCACCGTCGGCGCCAACGTGCGCAAGAGGATCGCCGATTACACGCTCGCCGACTTCGAGCGGGTCGTCGCGCTGAACCTCCGCGCGTATCTGTCGCTCGTGCAGTCGGTGGCACCCGCGATGGCAGAGCGCGGCCGCGGCAGCGTGGTGGGCCTGACATCGATGCGGGCCTTCCAGGTCGAGGCGGGGCAGAGCGTGTACGCGGCCTCGAAGGCGGGCCTGGTGCAGTTCCTGCGTACCGCTGCCGCGGAGTGGGGACCGCGCGGGGTGCGCTTCAACGCCGTCGCGCCGGGTGTGGTGCGTACCCCGCTGACGGACCAGATCGCCGCCGATCCCCAGTGGTACGACGCCTACGCCCAGGCGTCGGCCCTAGGACGCTGGGCAGGCGCGGAGGAAATCGCGGGTGCCGTGACGTATCTCGTCTCCGATGCCTCGACGTTCGTCACCGGCAGCGTGCTGTCCGTGGACGGCGGCTGGACAGCGGTGGACGGACGCTACGAACCGTCCGTATGA
- a CDS encoding DUF3311 domain-containing protein, with the protein MSDSLSDAEQVGAGRPARLPFRALPAANRRRRSLWLLLVPGVLYCAAPVVANSIEPRILGVPFLLAWIIMASVVSPPIIWVAARLDPAYRSDALEPIPADDVPGAVADGADGDGPAAGGLRGTAGGAA; encoded by the coding sequence ATGTCCGACAGCCTCTCAGACGCGGAGCAGGTGGGCGCGGGCCGGCCGGCCCGGCTGCCCTTCCGTGCACTGCCCGCGGCGAACCGGCGCCGCCGTTCGCTGTGGCTGCTGCTGGTGCCCGGTGTGCTGTACTGCGCGGCACCCGTCGTGGCCAACAGCATCGAGCCGCGCATCCTCGGGGTTCCGTTCCTGCTGGCGTGGATCATCATGGCGTCCGTCGTCAGCCCTCCGATCATCTGGGTCGCGGCCCGGCTCGATCCGGCGTACCGGTCGGACGCGCTGGAACCCATACCCGCGGACGACGTTCCCGGCGCGGTTGCCGACGGCGCCGACGGGGACGGGCCCGCCGCCGGCGGACTGCGCGGAACGGCGGGTGGTGCGGCATGA
- a CDS encoding sodium:solute symporter family protein, with translation MSSSAAIATTIFGLAMVATLAVGLLSARGRDKGLAEWSVSSRGLGVLFIWLLMAGETYTSFSFLGTAGWSFSMGVPILYLVAYLTTGFAVAYVVGPALWTYASRHQLISIADMAEHRFRSRPLGILVAVVATVFIVPYIQVQIQGMGVVVNAMTYGSIDLRVAAVISFVVAEVFILVSGLRGSAWVSALKDVLVIAVVVFLAVYVPVHFVDGLGDLMHRMVTEKPEWLTFPGHESGGLDGTWFVTTLLLNAVTITIFPTTVAGYLSASSPNALRRNAVLLPWYQLLLFIPMMVGATALFVVPNLKNPDLALFSLVTDALPAPLVAVIGVAGALSAIVPMSVFMLAIGTLWGRTLLGGGNGADPRGRRSGTEPADDMRTKRLSQLVCLLAGLLALAGSLFFPNTLVQLSVLSYEGLAQLVPAVLLALYWRRMPASAAAAGMLVGLTVMTLLWATGNDPLNGINGGVIALAANLAVTGAVTALRPATGGPPAPTERAGAASPAPAAGEAP, from the coding sequence ATGAGTTCGTCAGCCGCGATAGCGACAACGATCTTCGGGCTGGCGATGGTGGCGACCCTCGCCGTGGGCCTGCTCAGCGCGCGCGGCCGGGACAAGGGCCTGGCGGAGTGGTCGGTCTCCAGCCGGGGACTGGGCGTGCTGTTCATCTGGCTGCTGATGGCCGGTGAGACCTACACCAGCTTCTCGTTCCTGGGCACGGCCGGCTGGTCGTTCTCCATGGGTGTTCCGATCCTGTATCTGGTGGCGTATCTGACGACGGGCTTCGCCGTCGCGTACGTGGTGGGGCCCGCCCTGTGGACGTACGCGAGCCGGCACCAGCTGATCTCGATCGCCGACATGGCCGAACACCGCTTCCGTTCCCGGCCATTGGGGATACTCGTCGCCGTGGTGGCCACGGTCTTCATCGTCCCCTACATCCAGGTGCAGATTCAGGGCATGGGCGTGGTGGTCAACGCCATGACGTACGGGAGCATCGATCTGCGCGTGGCCGCGGTGATCTCCTTCGTCGTCGCCGAGGTGTTCATCCTGGTGTCCGGTCTGCGCGGCTCGGCGTGGGTCAGTGCCCTCAAGGACGTCCTGGTGATCGCGGTGGTGGTCTTCCTCGCCGTGTACGTGCCCGTCCATTTCGTCGACGGACTGGGCGACTTGATGCACCGGATGGTGACGGAGAAGCCGGAGTGGCTCACCTTCCCCGGCCATGAGTCGGGCGGCCTCGACGGCACGTGGTTCGTCACGACCCTCCTGCTGAACGCCGTCACCATCACGATCTTCCCGACGACGGTCGCCGGCTATCTGAGTGCCAGCTCCCCGAACGCCCTGCGGCGCAACGCCGTTCTGCTGCCCTGGTACCAACTGCTGCTGTTCATCCCGATGATGGTCGGCGCGACGGCACTGTTCGTCGTGCCGAACCTCAAGAACCCGGACCTGGCTCTGTTCTCACTCGTCACCGACGCTCTGCCGGCTCCGCTGGTGGCGGTGATCGGTGTGGCGGGCGCTCTCTCGGCGATCGTGCCGATGAGCGTGTTCATGCTGGCCATCGGCACGCTGTGGGGCCGCACCCTGCTGGGCGGCGGAAACGGCGCCGACCCGCGAGGCCGCCGCAGCGGAACGGAACCGGCCGACGACATGCGCACCAAGCGGCTCTCCCAGCTGGTGTGCCTCCTGGCGGGGCTGCTGGCGCTGGCCGGGAGCCTGTTCTTCCCCAACACCCTGGTCCAGCTGTCCGTTCTGTCCTACGAGGGGCTGGCGCAACTGGTTCCCGCCGTACTGCTGGCGCTGTACTGGCGCCGCATGCCCGCCTCCGCGGCCGCCGCCGGAATGCTGGTGGGGCTGACGGTGATGACGCTGCTGTGGGCAACCGGAAACGACCCACTCAACGGCATCAACGGCGGCGTCATCGCGCTGGCGGCGAACCTCGCCGTGACCGGCGCCGTCACCGCGCTGCGTCCCGCCACCGGCGGACCGCCCGCTCCAACCGAGCGGGCAGGAGCGGCGAGTCCCGCACCCGCTGCCGGGGAGGCCCCGTGA
- a CDS encoding FadR/GntR family transcriptional regulator produces the protein MSAEGAIFRPVEPVRAYQRVAEQIEERILSGDLPPGSRLPGERELVSQFAVGRSTVREALRVLQSAGLVRSRPGDPLGAEVLGVTPDNLSRTLGRLARSHLSTLGELVQFRMVLDAESNRLAARLHSEKDLVRMEEQIERMEALSTGTAGLHAFSEADALFHRAVAEASGNSLLGLCARAVHDAVVEVIEGKIAAASETTVWMERSIAHHRQVLAAVRDGDAELAARLGRQALYDYYADHVEEGTRRLLSAALDEQ, from the coding sequence ATGTCCGCCGAGGGAGCCATCTTCCGTCCGGTGGAGCCGGTGCGCGCGTATCAGCGTGTCGCGGAGCAGATCGAGGAGCGCATCCTCAGCGGCGATCTCCCGCCCGGTTCACGGCTCCCCGGGGAGCGCGAGCTCGTCAGCCAGTTCGCCGTCGGACGCTCGACCGTCCGCGAAGCCCTGCGCGTGCTGCAGTCCGCGGGGCTGGTGCGCTCCCGGCCGGGGGATCCGCTGGGTGCCGAGGTCCTCGGCGTCACCCCGGACAATCTCAGCCGAACACTCGGGCGCCTGGCCCGCTCCCACCTGTCGACCCTCGGCGAACTCGTCCAGTTCCGGATGGTGTTGGACGCCGAGAGCAACCGGCTCGCGGCGCGGCTGCACAGCGAGAAGGACCTGGTGCGCATGGAGGAGCAGATCGAGCGGATGGAGGCGCTCAGCACCGGCACGGCCGGGCTGCACGCGTTCAGCGAGGCCGATGCGCTCTTCCACCGGGCGGTCGCCGAGGCCAGCGGCAACTCGCTGCTCGGGCTGTGCGCACGTGCCGTTCACGATGCCGTCGTCGAGGTCATCGAAGGCAAGATCGCTGCCGCCAGCGAGACCACGGTGTGGATGGAACGCTCCATCGCCCACCACCGGCAGGTCCTGGCCGCGGTCCGCGACGGTGACGCCGAGCTCGCCGCCCGACTGGGACGTCAGGCGCTCTACGACTACTACGCCGACCATGTCGAGGAAGGCACCCGCCGACTGCTCAGCGCGGCACTCGACGAGCAGTGA
- a CDS encoding amidohydrolase yields the protein MTQNLHELRPVIYRAARILSQQARGGPEPEAIAVAGGRIAATGTASQLRERFPGAEEVDFGDAALVPGLNDAHIHLAIAAEDLLHLDLSAGAVSSIEDLLGQVRAEAAHAEPGEWIRGSRYDDTKTGPLTRWDLDRAAPGHPVLVVQVAGHWGVANSAALRALHIDEDSSPPDGGDFGRDADGRLDGRLVERALMNVVYPATARGGASPLPASSPQEKLRGLARAQRQWHAAGLTSVCDALIAPEDISLLRQARARDELTLRVGMLLSIDHYAAAQALGVGSGFGDDMLRLVGVKAFVDGAIGGRTCLLAEPYADSDGHGLQTTPTEELFSQVRAVHGDGNRIGVHANGDAAIRLVLDAFEAAQREVPRPGLRHRIEHCSIVDAGILKRMRELGAVAVPFAGYVAYHGGALNRWYGPDRAERMFAHRSFLDAGVAVAGSSDYPCGPYQPLLGIQSMVTREGMDDGVPVGATQRISAEEALAVFTLGSAEAEGTGHVKGRLEPGWLADFTVLGEDILTIDPGGIASVPVRATYVGGECVHEA from the coding sequence GTGACCCAGAATCTCCACGAACTGCGCCCGGTGATCTACCGCGCCGCCCGCATCCTCAGCCAGCAGGCGCGCGGCGGCCCGGAACCGGAGGCGATCGCCGTCGCCGGCGGACGGATCGCCGCCACCGGCACGGCATCGCAGCTGCGGGAGCGCTTCCCCGGCGCCGAGGAGGTCGACTTCGGCGACGCGGCGCTCGTGCCGGGTCTCAACGACGCGCACATCCATCTCGCCATCGCCGCCGAGGACTTGCTGCATCTGGACCTGTCGGCCGGGGCCGTCTCCAGCATCGAGGACCTCCTGGGACAGGTACGGGCCGAGGCGGCGCACGCCGAGCCCGGGGAGTGGATTCGCGGCAGCCGCTACGACGACACCAAGACCGGCCCGCTCACCCGCTGGGACCTGGACCGGGCGGCTCCCGGGCATCCCGTGCTCGTCGTGCAGGTCGCGGGCCACTGGGGAGTCGCCAACTCCGCGGCGCTGCGCGCCCTGCACATCGATGAGGATTCCTCCCCTCCCGACGGCGGCGACTTCGGGCGGGACGCGGACGGACGCCTCGACGGGCGGCTCGTCGAGCGGGCGCTGATGAACGTCGTCTATCCCGCCACGGCCCGCGGCGGCGCTTCACCCCTGCCGGCCAGCTCACCGCAGGAGAAGCTGCGCGGCCTGGCTCGCGCCCAGCGGCAGTGGCACGCGGCAGGACTGACCTCCGTGTGCGACGCCCTGATCGCTCCCGAGGACATCTCTCTGCTGCGGCAGGCACGGGCACGCGACGAACTGACCCTGCGCGTCGGCATGTTGCTCTCGATCGATCACTATGCCGCCGCGCAGGCGCTGGGTGTCGGCAGCGGCTTCGGCGACGACATGCTGCGGCTCGTCGGCGTGAAGGCGTTCGTGGACGGTGCGATCGGCGGGCGAACCTGCCTGCTGGCCGAGCCCTACGCGGACTCGGACGGCCACGGACTGCAGACGACGCCCACCGAGGAACTGTTCTCCCAGGTCCGCGCCGTGCACGGCGACGGCAACCGCATCGGTGTGCACGCGAACGGGGACGCCGCGATCCGTCTCGTCCTCGACGCCTTCGAGGCGGCGCAGCGGGAGGTGCCGCGACCGGGACTGCGTCACCGCATCGAGCACTGCAGCATCGTCGACGCGGGCATCCTGAAGCGGATGCGTGAACTGGGCGCGGTCGCGGTGCCGTTCGCGGGTTACGTGGCCTATCACGGCGGTGCGCTCAACCGCTGGTACGGCCCGGACCGCGCCGAGCGGATGTTCGCGCACCGCTCCTTCCTGGACGCCGGTGTCGCGGTGGCGGGTTCGTCCGACTATCCGTGCGGCCCCTACCAGCCGCTGCTCGGAATCCAGTCGATGGTCACCCGCGAGGGCATGGACGACGGTGTGCCGGTCGGAGCGACGCAGCGAATCAGCGCGGAGGAAGCGCTGGCGGTCTTCACGCTCGGGTCGGCCGAGGCGGAAGGCACCGGCCATGTGAAGGGGCGTCTGGAGCCGGGCTGGCTCGCCGACTTCACCGTCCTGGGCGAGGACATCCTCACCATCGACCCCGGCGGCATCGCCTCAGTGCCTGTACGGGCGACCTACGTGGGCGGTGAGTGCGTCCACGAGGCGTGA
- a CDS encoding aldehyde dehydrogenase family protein — protein sequence MNASPAPGPPAPVVSLPEGLTDSLPVGEEWVPAALSEPVRFPYDGSEVAPAPVGDEALARRAAEHAAGLRRRIAKMPTRVRRQVLAGVAAALEEVAGGMEDLLVLETGKPRADCRTEVVRAIATWEAAAGEVFHVHGETVPLDGLPSGDGMTGYWTRRPVGVVVGVAGFNYPMMLASHKIAPALAAGCPVIVKPAPATPLATLWLVRLVREQLVAAGAPAGAVQLVTGDAAVGEALTTHPEVAAVSFTGSAGIGHRIARQAAPRKVVLELGSNAALVVAADADLDAAADAVVRGGLYASGQACISVQRVIAVEKVAGELERRIAERLPHIVVGDPREEETRVSALIDEAATERVCSWIKRARAAGARVVHGGTRSGRCITPTLLTGVPDGEPAWDEEIFGPVICLRAVPDLEAAYATVNASRYGLHAAVFTRDLGSAFDAVEELEAGGVVINEVPGYRCDIAPYGGVKDSGTGREGPRFAIEEMTVTRMAVFRR from the coding sequence GTGAACGCCTCCCCCGCTCCGGGCCCTCCCGCGCCGGTGGTCTCGCTCCCGGAGGGTCTGACCGATTCGCTTCCCGTCGGCGAGGAATGGGTGCCGGCCGCCCTCAGCGAGCCGGTGCGCTTCCCGTACGACGGCAGCGAGGTCGCTCCGGCCCCGGTCGGCGACGAGGCCCTCGCGCGGCGGGCGGCAGAGCATGCCGCGGGGCTGCGCAGGCGGATCGCCAAGATGCCGACGCGGGTGCGCAGGCAGGTCCTCGCCGGTGTCGCCGCCGCGCTGGAGGAGGTCGCCGGCGGCATGGAGGACCTGCTCGTACTGGAGACGGGCAAGCCCCGCGCGGACTGCCGCACCGAGGTGGTGCGGGCGATCGCCACGTGGGAGGCCGCGGCCGGCGAGGTCTTCCATGTGCACGGTGAGACGGTTCCGCTGGACGGGCTCCCCTCCGGAGACGGCATGACGGGGTACTGGACGCGCCGTCCCGTCGGCGTCGTCGTGGGCGTCGCCGGGTTCAACTACCCGATGATGCTGGCCTCGCACAAGATCGCCCCGGCGCTCGCGGCGGGCTGTCCGGTCATCGTCAAGCCCGCTCCGGCGACGCCGCTGGCCACGCTGTGGCTGGTCCGTCTCGTACGGGAACAGCTGGTGGCCGCGGGCGCACCGGCCGGTGCGGTGCAGCTGGTCACCGGTGACGCCGCGGTGGGCGAGGCGCTCACGACGCACCCGGAGGTCGCCGCGGTCTCCTTCACCGGGTCCGCCGGGATCGGGCACCGCATCGCGCGCCAGGCGGCGCCGCGCAAGGTCGTTCTGGAGCTGGGCTCCAACGCGGCGCTGGTCGTGGCCGCGGACGCCGATCTCGACGCGGCGGCCGACGCCGTCGTGCGCGGCGGTCTCTACGCCTCGGGCCAGGCGTGCATCTCCGTGCAGCGGGTGATCGCCGTGGAGAAGGTCGCCGGGGAGCTGGAGCGGAGGATCGCGGAGCGGCTGCCGCACATCGTCGTCGGTGATCCGCGCGAGGAGGAAACGCGCGTCTCCGCGCTCATCGACGAGGCGGCCACGGAGCGCGTGTGCTCCTGGATCAAGCGTGCCCGCGCGGCGGGCGCACGGGTCGTGCACGGCGGTACGCGCAGCGGCCGGTGCATCACGCCGACGCTGCTGACCGGCGTGCCCGACGGCGAGCCCGCGTGGGACGAGGAGATCTTCGGCCCGGTGATCTGTCTGCGGGCCGTGCCGGATCTGGAGGCCGCGTACGCGACGGTCAACGCCAGCCGCTACGGGCTGCACGCGGCGGTCTTCACCCGGGACCTGGGCTCGGCTTTCGATGCCGTCGAGGAGCTGGAGGCCGGCGGTGTGGTGATCAACGAAGTGCCCGGCTACCGCTGCGACATCGCACCGTACGGCGGCGTGAAGGACTCCGGCACGGGCCGCGAGGGGCCGCGGTTCGCCATCGAGGAGATGACGGTGACGCGGATGGCGGTGTTCCGCCGGTGA
- a CDS encoding M20 family metallopeptidase yields MVDAEAAVRLTRDLVRLRTVSDAGAQDVEGPAVRLLAGLFTEFGWEHEVIEVAPGRTNLVAVVEGGGGDGPTLMFEGHTDVVTEGRTEDWSVDPYGGEIRDGRLWGRGSADMKSGLAAMIHGVRGLQLAGPFPGRIVLGVLCDEEEMMLGAKAFAASPAAAEVDGVIVCEPEGYEVCTSARGGIRIRLDLTGVMAHGAMPQEARSPLVAGARIIEALAGVEAWAVRRFGKHRHAGSVTVTPTVLHAGDPGQLNVIPAHGMVGVDVRTVPGTDHDELITRVRQAAADVAGTVGVTVELTVVDDRPAVEIDEDHPVVTALMAGHRDEHGSEPAIGAVPGTTDGTILTRDAGLPTVVYGPGGKWIAHQKDEYVEVAEIGEYARVYAAAARHFLTAGTKGGPR; encoded by the coding sequence GTGGTCGATGCGGAGGCCGCCGTCCGCCTCACCCGCGACCTGGTGCGGCTGCGCACGGTGAGCGACGCGGGGGCGCAGGACGTCGAAGGTCCGGCCGTCCGCCTTCTCGCGGGCCTGTTCACGGAGTTCGGCTGGGAGCACGAGGTGATCGAGGTCGCGCCGGGCCGCACGAACCTCGTGGCCGTCGTCGAGGGAGGCGGCGGCGACGGGCCGACGCTGATGTTCGAGGGCCACACCGACGTCGTGACGGAGGGGCGCACGGAGGACTGGAGCGTCGATCCGTACGGCGGGGAGATCCGCGACGGCAGGCTGTGGGGGCGCGGCTCGGCCGACATGAAATCGGGTCTGGCGGCGATGATCCACGGCGTGCGGGGGCTGCAGCTGGCGGGTCCGTTCCCCGGCCGGATCGTGCTGGGCGTGCTGTGCGACGAGGAAGAGATGATGCTCGGCGCCAAGGCGTTCGCCGCGTCACCGGCCGCGGCCGAGGTGGACGGCGTCATCGTGTGCGAGCCCGAAGGCTACGAGGTGTGCACCTCGGCCCGCGGCGGCATCCGCATCCGCCTCGATCTCACGGGGGTGATGGCACACGGCGCGATGCCGCAGGAGGCACGGTCTCCCCTGGTCGCCGGGGCGCGGATCATCGAGGCGCTGGCCGGTGTGGAGGCGTGGGCGGTGCGGCGCTTCGGCAAGCACCGGCACGCCGGCTCCGTGACGGTCACTCCGACCGTGCTGCACGCGGGAGACCCGGGCCAGCTGAACGTCATTCCCGCGCACGGCATGGTCGGCGTCGATGTGCGTACGGTCCCGGGGACCGACCACGACGAGCTGATCACCAGGGTGCGACAGGCGGCCGCCGACGTCGCCGGCACCGTGGGTGTGACCGTCGAACTGACCGTCGTCGACGACCGGCCCGCCGTCGAGATCGACGAGGACCATCCCGTGGTCACGGCGCTGATGGCCGGGCACCGCGACGAGCACGGCTCGGAGCCCGCCATCGGCGCGGTCCCCGGCACCACGGACGGCACCATCCTCACGCGTGACGCAGGCCTGCCGACGGTGGTCTACGGGCCGGGCGGCAAGTGGATCGCGCACCAGAAGGACGAGTACGTCGAGGTGGCGGAGATCGGCGAGTACGCGAGGGTCTACGCGGCAGCGGCCCGGCACTTCCTGACGGCCGGAACGAAGGGGGGCCCGCGGTGA